In Nocardia sp. NBC_01327, the genomic stretch CGACGTGTTGCAGCAGACCCCAGTCGAAGGTCGCGAACTAGATGCGTTCGTGTCCTGAGCCTGGATCGACACCGCGGAAACAGGCCACGGTCGCGCGGCCGCCGAATCCGTCGAAAACCTCTGTCGGGCACAAGCTTCCATCGTGGAACTCATCCCACGTACACGACCACGGCGTCAAGTCCGCCACAGATGCCAGTCGCGGAGGTACGCAGTCAGGTCCGCGGTGGAGTGTCCTGAACAAGTGCGGTTGATTCGGCAGCTGCATCCATTCCATGCGCAGTCCGGGCCAAAACGGCAGATCCCATGCCGCGTAACGAACCTCACGCCCAAGGTGAAATTCGACCCGCTCCGAAGCCGGTGCGCCCCATGCCGATATGTACTCATCGACAGTGCTGAACTTGTTCGTCGCTTCGGTGAACCACCATCGCTTCTCAGCGGCCTCGGCCTGCTGGCGAGTGGCACCGATCCGGTCGAGCAGTTTCCCCGCTGGTGCCGGAGCACTTTTGCACATCGCGAAGAGCATCGACAACTGGAAGTCGTACAGCGTCGTCACACTCTCACCGGCCATCCTGCCCTCCCCATCGGCGCGATCGACACCGAAAATACCAGCACTCAGCAAACCTGCTTCTCAAACGGACCACGCTGAACAGCGCCCAGCTTCTCGGGTCCGAAGATCAACCGACAGTGGCGATCTCACCAGAGTAGATGTCCACTACCGCCGAGTTGAGTGTGCTGCGGTTACCGAGCTCAATCGATACTGTGAGCTCGTGTATTGGGACCCTTTACCGACCGTCGCTGTCTCGCACACACTTCCGATCGCGGGCGCGGGACCGGGAAGTGCGCTGGGGCCGCCGAGCGGATATCTGCTCGGCGTGTGGAGCGAGCGGGATTGGCGCAATGTTCCCGGGCCTTTCTATGGCGCGCAAACCGATTCGTGCGGGACTGGTCCGCTCGCCGCACCTGATCACGTCCTGTGCGAGGACAAGTACGGCAGCGAAGTGGTGTTCCGGCAACCCCGAACCGTACGTGAGACACAGCTGGTCCTGACCGCGGCGTGGTCGGACCCCTTCGCCGGTTACGCCTGCGACGGTGACGATCACTGGACGCTGGGACAAATCCGGCAGTGGTGGGCTGATCGAACTCGCCTGGTCGAGTGGATCGACCGCGTCGACCACATGTGGTCGGTCAGCGAT encodes the following:
- a CDS encoding ferredoxin: MYWDPLPTVAVSHTLPIAGAGPGSALGPPSGYLLGVWSERDWRNVPGPFYGAQTDSCGTGPLAAPDHVLCEDKYGSEVVFRQPRTVRETQLVLTAAWSDPFAGYACDGDDHWTLGQIRQWWADRTRLVEWIDRVDHMWSVSDHEYERAHVSAVRAYHHYLEHGLENELREYGFWLEHRRAITPTETLPDLGP